GAGAATCGATCTCTCTTGAGAAAGCAAAGGATAATGTAGAAAAGTCACATACTCAGTTTAAAAAGGAGCTACAAGAAAAACTAGGAGCAAAAGAGAAATCTACTAATGAGAACTTTCATATTAAATATACATACCAAAATGCATTTAATGGTGTGACAATGTCTCTTCCTGCAAATCAAATTAAGAAATTAATGGATTTTGATATGGTCAAGGCTGTTTATAGTGATACAACCATCCAAATTAAACCTCCAAAAGTAGGAGTAGAAGAACAAGAGCAAACAAAAGTAGATAGTATACCATTTTTAAAAATTGATCAATTACATAAGGAAGGTTATACCGGAAAAAATATAAAAATTGGTGTAATTGATACGGGTATTGATTATAATCACCCTGATTTAAAAGATGCATATAAAGGTGGTTACGATTTTGTAGATAATGATAATGACCCAATGGAAACTACATATGCCCAGTGGAAAGCATCTAAAAAAGCAGAATTTGTAAATGGCAGTTCGTATTATACGGAACATGGTACACATGTTTCTGGTACAATTGCGGGTCAAGCTAAAAATAACTCTGAATATAAAGTAACCGGCGTGGCACCTGATGCGGATCTATATGTATACCGTGTTCTAGGGCCATATGGTTCAGGTTCGAATTCAGCCGTTATTGCTGGGATTGATCGATCCGTGGCAGATGGAATGAATGTCATTAACCTTTCGTTAGGTGCTACATTAAACAATCCGTTAGAAGCGACAAGCTTAGCAGTCGATAATGCCGTTTTAAGCGGAGTTACGGCTGTCGTTGCAGCTGGAAATGCTGGGGATAGTGGGATGTACACATTAGGTTCACCAGGTGCAGCAGCACTTGCATTAACGGTTGGAGCGAGTTCTACAGCAACTAAGGTAACTACATTTACGAGTGAATTTGCGGCAAATGGTAATAACAGTGAAAGCACATTACAATTGATGACAAAAAAATGGACAGATGATTTTAGTAGTTTGTCTGGAAAAACATTCGAGATTGTTAATGTAGGTGAAGGTGGAGCAACAGATTACACTGGAAAGAACGTTAAAAATAAAATTGCATTTGTCGCTCGTGGTACGTATGCATTGGTTGATAAAATGAATTATGCAAAACAAAATGGAGCAGTTGGGGTAATTATTTACAACAACAATGCTACTGAAGGACAAATTCCTTATTATTTAGGAGAAAGTAATAATAATATTCCTGTGTTTTCAATGACAAATAAAGACGGATTAGCTGTCAATAACTTATTTGCTAATGGAACACCGACGGTTACGTTAGGTTCAATTGGACAGGCTGAAATTCCTGGAGATGAACTAGCGAGCTTTAGTTCAAGAGGGCCATCTGGAACATTGTATGATATCAAACCAGAAATAACGGCACCAGGTGTAGATGTATTATCAACAGTGCCTTCTTATATTAGTAACAAAAACGACGTAACCGATTATTCCTCTGCCTACTTAAGAATGTCTGGGACATCAATGGCAACTCCTCATGTTGCTGGTATTGCAGCATTACTTTTACAGGCACACCCAGATTATACTCCAGCAGATGTTAAAACAGTTTTAATGAATACAGCGGATCCTTTAAGAGGTCAAAATAGTGTGTTTGAAGTGGGGGCAGGAAGGGTAGATCCTTACGAAGCAATTTATTCACGTACCGAGTTAGCAGTGCAAGATGAAACACCATATATAAAAAATAACCAAATGGAGATCATCAACGAACAAACAGGTGGCCTTAGCTATGGTTTTATTCCAATCAATCAAAACGACATCACAAAATCTACGAATATATTAATCACAAATCATACTGACAAAATGCAAAAATATACAATTTCGGTAGAGTATAATGTTGGGGCACGTGGATCGTTAGATGCCGTGGAGAATGGTGTGAAAGTCTCATTGCCTGAAGAACTTAAAATGAAAAAAAATAGTCAGGAAACAATTCCTGCGTCACTTTTCATTCCATCTACTGCTAAAAAGGGAACTTATGAAGGCTATATTCATGTAGTGAATGATAAGGACCCAGAAGATAACTATCAAATTCCGTTTGGGTTCCGTCTAGTAGAAGAAGGATTGGAATATTTCAGGGCTCATTCACCAAGCATTTCGACTAATCGTGCGATTAACCCTTATAGTGTAAAAGGAACGGATTTAGATTTTAAACTAAATTCACCAATGAAAACATTAGATTTTATTTTAGTCGATCCGAAAACAAATAGAGATTTAGGCGTAATCACGTCAATTGATAGTTCCAGTGCAGGAATCGATGCTGATTATTACATTCAAAAAGGGTTTGTTGGTAGGTATTTTCCATTTACAGGAAATGCTAAAAAGCCAATTGGCTATACGTCTGTATTAGCAACGGATGGATTATACAAAATGAAAGTGATTGGGACTAATTTGGATGGTAAACAGTTTACAAAGACTGATCAAATATATATTGATAATAGACGTCCATCTTTTACGTTAGATGATACAAATGCTCTACCAAAAGGCGATTTACCAATTGTTGAATTAGCACCTGGCCAAAAAACAGTTACATTATCAGGAACTGTTGTCGATCAAGAGGCAAAGGAAATGGAAGCTAGTGGTATGACTGTAACGCAAGCCGACAATAAGGTTTGGTATGGACCGAACACTCCTGCTTATAGTATTGCAGTTGATAGTAATGGTAGGTTTTCGAAAGAAATATCAGTGGACTCTCCTAACGCAGTTAACATGCTTCAATTCACTGGAGCGGACAGAGCTGGAAACTCAATGAACGCAAAAGTGATCTATTATATGAAATCAGGAACACAATATATTTACGCGAAACCAAATAAAGAATCCTTTACAATGGGAGATCAATTAACGTATACATTTTATGCCCATGGTTTACAAAATGCAAAAGATCTAACGATTAAATTTGACTATACTTCAAGATTCTTTAATTCGGTCGTTTTTAATAAAAATAATGCTTTATCCGATGATACAGTGTTCACAGCTACATCAACTGGGACTTCAAGCAAGTCGAACACAATTAATATTAAAGCACCAGGAGACGGCCTAACGGGCGATCTACCATTATTTGATATGAAAGTAGAAACGAACGCAAATGAATTTGTAAATGTAAATACAATCTTTTTCTATGTGACTTCATCTACTTATAAAGATAATAACGGGAAAACAGTAAGCCCATATACTCAATTCGGATTATTACCAAGTTATCCAGCTTATTCAAACGCTACAGCAAAAATCAATCCTGTAGGCTTATTAAATGCAAATGGAAGTTTTAATTTTGCCATCGACTACACTACCATTGGTGCACAAGCTAAAGCAAAAGACTCCAAAGGTCAACTATACAATGGTGAAATTCAAAAAAATGGAAACATCGTATTTAGTAAACTACCAATTACTGAACAATTATATAACGTCATCATCGATGTTCCGGGTCATTTTACGACTTACACACCGATGGAAGTTGGAAGAAAAGATTGGAATATTAATATAGG
This genomic interval from Gottfriedia acidiceleris contains the following:
- a CDS encoding S8 family serine peptidase, with protein sequence MKKMRAKVFQATAVFALASSSILGYSVVKERPAYASSNEAESILRTLSDEQRAALQRLDSSEIKTGLRLDEDIDLSSDEEVTVIVEFKELPAKVAQLEKAVKGESISLEKAKDNVEKSHTQFKKELQEKLGAKEKSTNENFHIKYTYQNAFNGVTMSLPANQIKKLMDFDMVKAVYSDTTIQIKPPKVGVEEQEQTKVDSIPFLKIDQLHKEGYTGKNIKIGVIDTGIDYNHPDLKDAYKGGYDFVDNDNDPMETTYAQWKASKKAEFVNGSSYYTEHGTHVSGTIAGQAKNNSEYKVTGVAPDADLYVYRVLGPYGSGSNSAVIAGIDRSVADGMNVINLSLGATLNNPLEATSLAVDNAVLSGVTAVVAAGNAGDSGMYTLGSPGAAALALTVGASSTATKVTTFTSEFAANGNNSESTLQLMTKKWTDDFSSLSGKTFEIVNVGEGGATDYTGKNVKNKIAFVARGTYALVDKMNYAKQNGAVGVIIYNNNATEGQIPYYLGESNNNIPVFSMTNKDGLAVNNLFANGTPTVTLGSIGQAEIPGDELASFSSRGPSGTLYDIKPEITAPGVDVLSTVPSYISNKNDVTDYSSAYLRMSGTSMATPHVAGIAALLLQAHPDYTPADVKTVLMNTADPLRGQNSVFEVGAGRVDPYEAIYSRTELAVQDETPYIKNNQMEIINEQTGGLSYGFIPINQNDITKSTNILITNHTDKMQKYTISVEYNVGARGSLDAVENGVKVSLPEELKMKKNSQETIPASLFIPSTAKKGTYEGYIHVVNDKDPEDNYQIPFGFRLVEEGLEYFRAHSPSISTNRAINPYSVKGTDLDFKLNSPMKTLDFILVDPKTNRDLGVITSIDSSSAGIDADYYIQKGFVGRYFPFTGNAKKPIGYTSVLATDGLYKMKVIGTNLDGKQFTKTDQIYIDNRRPSFTLDDTNALPKGDLPIVELAPGQKTVTLSGTVVDQEAKEMEASGMTVTQADNKVWYGPNTPAYSIAVDSNGRFSKEISVDSPNAVNMLQFTGADRAGNSMNAKVIYYMKSGTQYIYAKPNKESFTMGDQLTYTFYAHGLQNAKDLTIKFDYTSRFFNSVVFNKNNALSDDTVFTATSTGTSSKSNTINIKAPGDGLTGDLPLFDMKVETNANEFVNVNTIFFYVTSSTYKDNNGKTVSPYTQFGLLPSYPAYSNATAKINPVGLLNANGSFNFAIDYTTIGAQAKAKDSKGQLYNGEIQKNGNIVFSKLPITEQLYNVIIDVPGHFTTYTPMEVGRKDWNINIGESISYPTVRENAGDLNKDNVIDIYDVILLEQYWGTNNRNTDINFDGKVDALDFKLLEANYLKENDYVLDTPTAVKESNGKTIESVKKSLGIN